A part of Microbacterium atlanticum genomic DNA contains:
- a CDS encoding SGNH/GDSL hydrolase family protein, which translates to MHAPGRFRARRLWLSLVGAALAVAALCAVAVLRPWGAPEPVAPAAVAEGDGAAAASVPLAPLALGDDARVLVFGDSWVYGSAATTPTLGFAYRLADELSVQTIVDGVRGSGYLKPGIDGPSYGERIASLDPGLEPDVIIVEGSINDRRLYPEGYREAVTAAWDALDARYPDADIVILGPAPQVLPVEEATRSIDADLGELAAARGWWYVSPIAEDWITETNYLDVIDTGPIGRDHPSTDGHGYLAQRVAEAIRRMADQPAVVADAPHQDTVPAP; encoded by the coding sequence ATGCACGCGCCCGGCCGGTTCCGCGCACGGCGGCTGTGGCTCTCCCTCGTGGGCGCCGCGCTCGCCGTCGCCGCGCTGTGCGCTGTCGCCGTGCTGCGCCCCTGGGGTGCCCCGGAGCCGGTCGCGCCCGCCGCCGTGGCGGAGGGCGATGGCGCGGCCGCGGCATCCGTCCCCCTCGCTCCGCTGGCGCTCGGCGACGATGCGCGCGTGCTCGTCTTCGGCGACTCATGGGTCTACGGCTCCGCGGCCACGACGCCGACGCTCGGGTTCGCGTACCGGCTCGCCGACGAGCTGAGCGTCCAGACCATCGTCGACGGCGTGCGCGGCAGCGGCTACCTCAAGCCCGGCATCGACGGGCCGTCGTACGGCGAGCGCATCGCGTCGCTCGACCCAGGGCTGGAACCCGACGTCATCATCGTCGAAGGCTCCATCAACGACCGCCGGCTCTACCCCGAGGGCTACCGCGAAGCCGTGACCGCCGCCTGGGACGCGCTGGACGCCCGCTATCCGGATGCCGACATCGTCATCCTCGGGCCGGCTCCGCAGGTGCTGCCGGTGGAGGAGGCGACCCGGAGCATCGACGCCGACCTCGGCGAGCTCGCCGCCGCGCGCGGGTGGTGGTACGTCTCGCCCATCGCCGAGGACTGGATCACCGAGACCAACTATCTGGACGTCATCGACACCGGACCGATCGGCCGTGACCACCCCTCCACCGACGGGCACGGGTACCTGGCCCAGCGGGTGGCCGAGGCGATCCGGCGGATGGCGGATCAGCCGGCGGTCGTGGCCGACGCGCCCCACCAGGACACCGTCCCGGCCCCCTGA
- a CDS encoding transglutaminase-like domain-containing protein encodes MQRVVTAEMDLELGASVDLIFQIAAAQAVPVSNEQLTFTQGDRVYTPTEIVDQSGSRLHRLTGEPGRLQIRYEAAVEGLAASNRTSDLEAITYLRPSRYAQSDEVFQQARRQFKGLSGHDLIAAVSDFVASSTTYTPGLSHGTDSAVTTLMTGQGVCRDYAHVVIALLRAMDMPARYAACYAPGLRPMDFHAVAEAYLDGSWYVIDATRLANRRSLVRIATGRDAADCAFLSYHGGYVGLERLRVDAWVVPEDATLGRLDMLSDALPEASDPAADDFAALVQIS; translated from the coding sequence GTGCAACGCGTCGTCACCGCTGAGATGGACCTCGAATTGGGGGCATCCGTCGACCTCATCTTCCAGATCGCAGCCGCCCAGGCGGTGCCGGTCTCGAACGAGCAGCTGACGTTCACGCAGGGCGATCGGGTCTACACGCCGACCGAGATCGTCGACCAGTCCGGGAGCCGCCTTCATCGCCTGACCGGCGAGCCGGGGCGTCTGCAGATCCGCTACGAGGCGGCCGTCGAGGGCCTGGCCGCATCGAACCGGACGAGCGACCTGGAGGCCATCACGTACCTCCGTCCCAGCCGCTATGCGCAGTCCGACGAGGTCTTCCAGCAGGCGCGCCGCCAGTTCAAGGGGCTGTCCGGCCACGACCTGATCGCCGCGGTCTCGGACTTCGTCGCGTCGAGCACCACCTACACCCCCGGGCTCAGCCACGGCACCGACAGCGCGGTGACGACGCTCATGACCGGCCAGGGGGTCTGCCGGGACTACGCGCACGTCGTCATCGCCCTCCTGCGCGCCATGGACATGCCGGCCCGCTACGCCGCCTGCTACGCGCCGGGTCTGCGCCCGATGGACTTCCATGCGGTCGCGGAGGCCTACCTCGACGGGTCCTGGTACGTCATAGACGCCACCCGCCTGGCCAATCGCCGGTCACTCGTGCGCATCGCCACCGGGCGCGACGCCGCCGACTGCGCGTTCCTCAGCTACCACGGCGGCTACGTGGGCCTGGAGCGCCTGCGGGTCGACGCGTGGGTCGTGCCCGAGGACGCGACGCTCGGCAGGCTGGACATGCTCTCCGACGCGCTCCCCGAGGCGTCGGACCCGGCGGCCGACGACTTCGCCGCACTCGTCCAGATCTCCTGA
- a CDS encoding arginine--tRNA ligase, producing the protein MNPEALSAALLAVVTPLAEARRPGAAEGLTAADLPLERPKNRDHGDWASNAALKLAKAVGANPREFAADIARGLSEVDGVAEVEVAGPGFINIRLDAAAAGALAKTIVEAGAAFGTNQSQRGNTINLEFVSANPTGPMHIGHTRWAALGDAMARLLLASGATLVREFYVNDAGAQMERFGRSVLAAAKGEPTPEDGYPGSYIDDLARRVLAAEPDLLSLPADEQLARARDRAYEFQLGDLQVSLEKFNVHFDVFFSERRLHAKGSHGEPSLVEEAIDRLREQGHVFDEDGAVWVRTTDFGDDKDRVIRRSNGEYTYFASDAAYYLNKGDRGFAHKIYLLGADHHGYVHRLKALAGAAGDDPEKDIEVLIGQLVSVNGARLSKRAGNIIELDDLREWLGTDALRYSLARYPADSPLTLDPEILRRRTNDNPVFYVQYAHARTHNVTRNAHGSGVDRSQFAPELLTHETESALLGALQEFPRIVAFAAEVREPHRVARYLEELAGLYHRWYDSCRVIPLGDEPVEPVHRTRLWLNDATGQVLRNGLDLLGVGAPERM; encoded by the coding sequence ATGAATCCTGAAGCCCTCTCCGCCGCCCTGCTCGCCGTCGTGACCCCGCTCGCGGAGGCCCGACGCCCGGGTGCGGCCGAGGGACTCACCGCCGCCGACCTGCCGCTGGAGCGTCCCAAGAACCGCGACCACGGCGACTGGGCGTCCAACGCCGCACTGAAGCTCGCGAAGGCCGTCGGCGCGAACCCCCGGGAGTTCGCCGCCGACATCGCCCGCGGCCTCAGCGAGGTCGACGGGGTCGCCGAGGTCGAGGTGGCGGGCCCGGGATTCATCAACATCCGGCTGGACGCCGCCGCCGCCGGCGCCCTCGCGAAGACGATCGTCGAGGCGGGTGCGGCGTTCGGGACGAACCAGTCCCAGCGCGGCAACACCATCAACCTCGAGTTCGTCAGCGCCAACCCCACCGGGCCGATGCACATCGGGCACACCCGCTGGGCAGCGCTCGGCGACGCGATGGCGCGCCTGCTGCTGGCCAGCGGCGCGACGCTCGTCCGCGAGTTCTACGTGAACGACGCCGGTGCGCAGATGGAGCGGTTCGGCCGTTCCGTCCTCGCCGCCGCGAAGGGGGAGCCGACGCCCGAGGACGGCTACCCCGGCTCGTACATCGACGACCTCGCCCGGCGCGTGCTTGCGGCCGAGCCGGACCTCCTGTCGCTGCCGGCCGACGAGCAGCTGGCCCGCGCGCGCGACCGGGCGTACGAGTTCCAGCTCGGCGACCTGCAGGTGTCGCTTGAGAAGTTCAACGTGCACTTCGATGTCTTCTTCAGTGAGCGTCGCCTGCATGCCAAGGGCAGCCACGGCGAGCCGAGCCTGGTCGAAGAGGCGATCGACCGGCTGCGTGAGCAGGGTCACGTGTTCGACGAGGACGGCGCGGTGTGGGTGCGCACGACCGACTTCGGCGACGACAAGGACCGGGTCATCCGTCGCTCCAACGGCGAGTACACCTACTTCGCCTCCGACGCGGCGTACTACCTCAACAAGGGCGACCGCGGCTTCGCGCACAAGATCTATCTGCTCGGTGCCGACCACCATGGCTACGTCCATCGGCTGAAGGCGCTCGCCGGGGCCGCCGGAGACGATCCCGAGAAGGACATCGAGGTGCTCATCGGCCAGCTCGTGTCGGTCAACGGCGCTCGCCTGTCCAAGCGCGCCGGCAACATCATCGAGCTCGACGACCTGCGCGAATGGCTCGGCACCGACGCGCTGCGCTACTCGCTCGCGCGGTACCCGGCGGACTCGCCGCTGACCCTGGATCCCGAGATCCTCCGCAGGCGCACCAACGACAACCCCGTCTTCTACGTGCAGTACGCCCATGCCCGCACGCACAACGTCACGCGCAACGCGCACGGCTCCGGCGTCGACCGCTCACAGTTCGCCCCCGAGCTCCTGACGCACGAGACGGAGTCGGCCCTGCTCGGCGCGCTGCAGGAGTTCCCGCGGATCGTGGCGTTCGCCGCCGAGGTTCGGGAGCCTCACCGCGTGGCCCGCTACCTCGAGGAGCTGGCCGGCCTGTATCACCGCTGGTACGACAGCTGCCGGGTGATCCCGCTCGGCGACGAGCCGGTCGAGCCGGTGCATCGCACGCGACTGTGGCTCAACGACGCGACCGGGCAGGTGCTGCGCAACGGGCTGGATCTCCTGGGCGTCGGCGCGCCCGAGCGGATGTAG
- a CDS encoding DUF2993 domain-containing protein — translation MAGADTRPTEPLPQCAASTPPQRRRRGAWPWFVGFAIVALLAVAAWFAAEAIARQVVIGVVRDQVRTQLALPDAQPIDVGLVEPVLPQLIGGTLTELTVSSEDVVLGSVEGDMSVVARGVPVRGSDDIAGAEGTLVLDEEQLRALLSGVEGFPADSLGLAAPNITATTDLTIFGATVAVGAALTPSASGGDLVLSPASLQLGGAEVSADELQDRFGRIADGVLRDWDVCVAEYLPAGVTLTSVAVAGETLVAGFDIDGGIANDPALQESGTCA, via the coding sequence ATGGCCGGAGCGGACACGCGACCGACCGAGCCCCTTCCCCAGTGCGCGGCATCCACGCCTCCCCAGCGGCGCCGACGGGGTGCGTGGCCGTGGTTCGTCGGGTTCGCCATCGTGGCGCTGCTCGCGGTCGCCGCGTGGTTCGCCGCTGAGGCGATCGCCCGGCAGGTCGTGATCGGCGTCGTCCGGGATCAGGTGCGCACGCAGCTCGCCCTGCCCGACGCGCAGCCGATCGACGTGGGGCTGGTCGAGCCGGTGCTGCCGCAGCTCATCGGCGGCACGCTCACCGAGCTCACCGTCTCGTCCGAGGACGTCGTCCTCGGCAGCGTCGAGGGCGACATGTCGGTCGTCGCACGGGGCGTTCCCGTGCGCGGCAGTGACGACATCGCGGGCGCGGAAGGCACGCTGGTCCTCGACGAGGAGCAGCTGCGTGCGCTGCTGTCGGGTGTCGAGGGCTTCCCGGCCGACAGCCTGGGCCTCGCGGCCCCGAACATCACCGCGACCACCGATCTGACGATCTTCGGCGCGACCGTCGCGGTGGGCGCGGCGCTCACCCCATCAGCCTCCGGGGGCGACCTCGTGCTGAGCCCGGCCTCCCTGCAGCTGGGCGGGGCCGAGGTGTCGGCCGACGAGCTGCAGGACCGCTTCGGCCGGATCGCCGACGGCGTGCTGCGGGACTGGGATGTCTGCGTCGCGGAGTACCTGCCGGCAGGCGTGACGCTCACCTCGGTCGCCGTGGCGGGGGAGACGCTCGTGGCGGGCTTCGACATCGACGGCGGCATCGCCAACGACCCCGCGCTGCAGGAGAGCGGCACGTGCGCGTGA
- the lysA gene encoding diaminopimelate decarboxylase — translation MSADPHTRSVAPAWLRPPADANSLAPAVWPATASRDGAGVLTVGGVPATTLRERFGTPLYVLDEDEVRGAARRTLDAFRAAAALHGVQARVYYAGKAFLSTEVVRWVTEEGLAVDVCTGGELAVALAAGADPARLGFHGNNKSVAELERAVEVGIGSIVIDSLIEIERLAAIVERRGAAQPVLLRVNSGVHAETHDFLATAHEDQKFGFTLLDAPAAVARIRELPGLDFVGLHCHIGSQIFGTAGFEESAARIVELHAELREGGELPVLNLGGGFGIAYTSVDDPTPIEALAVGIADAVARQCEVRGIPIPNLAFEPGRAVVGRAGVTLYEVGTTKPVALEGGDARLYVSVDGGMSDNPRPALYGAHYSARIASRTSDAEPALVRVVGKHCESGDVVVDAEYLPSDVSPGDLLAVPATGAYCFSLASNYNYVPRPPVVALRGGEARVIVRGETLDDLLARDAGTLAAVRDSGRPSAGAPTEGTE, via the coding sequence GTGTCCGCCGACCCGCATACCCGCTCCGTCGCTCCCGCGTGGCTCCGGCCTCCCGCCGATGCGAACAGCCTCGCGCCCGCGGTGTGGCCGGCGACGGCGTCACGCGACGGCGCAGGCGTGCTGACGGTCGGAGGCGTCCCCGCCACCACGCTGCGCGAGCGGTTCGGGACGCCCCTGTACGTGCTCGACGAGGACGAGGTGCGTGGGGCCGCCAGGCGCACGCTCGATGCCTTCCGCGCCGCGGCGGCGCTCCATGGCGTGCAGGCGCGCGTCTACTACGCCGGCAAGGCGTTCCTCAGCACCGAGGTGGTGCGGTGGGTGACCGAGGAGGGTCTCGCGGTCGACGTGTGCACCGGCGGTGAGCTCGCGGTCGCGCTCGCAGCCGGCGCGGATCCGGCGAGGCTGGGCTTCCACGGCAACAACAAGTCCGTCGCCGAGCTCGAGCGGGCGGTCGAGGTCGGCATCGGGTCGATCGTGATCGACAGCCTGATCGAGATCGAGCGACTCGCCGCGATCGTCGAGCGTCGCGGTGCCGCCCAGCCGGTGCTGCTCCGGGTCAACAGCGGCGTGCACGCCGAGACGCACGACTTCCTCGCGACGGCCCACGAGGATCAGAAGTTCGGCTTCACGCTCCTGGATGCCCCGGCCGCCGTCGCGCGCATCCGGGAGCTTCCCGGCCTGGACTTCGTGGGACTGCACTGCCACATCGGCTCGCAGATCTTCGGCACCGCCGGGTTTGAGGAGTCCGCCGCCCGCATCGTCGAGCTTCACGCCGAGCTGCGCGAGGGCGGTGAGCTGCCCGTCCTCAACCTGGGTGGCGGCTTCGGCATCGCCTACACCTCCGTCGACGACCCGACGCCGATCGAGGCCCTCGCCGTCGGCATCGCCGACGCCGTCGCCCGGCAGTGCGAGGTGCGCGGCATCCCCATCCCGAATCTCGCCTTCGAGCCGGGTCGCGCCGTCGTCGGCCGCGCGGGGGTCACGCTGTACGAGGTGGGAACGACGAAGCCGGTCGCGCTCGAGGGCGGCGACGCGCGGCTGTACGTCAGCGTCGACGGCGGGATGAGCGACAACCCGCGTCCGGCGCTGTACGGCGCCCACTACTCCGCGCGCATCGCGTCGCGCACGAGCGATGCCGAGCCCGCGCTGGTGCGCGTGGTCGGCAAGCACTGCGAGTCGGGCGACGTCGTGGTCGACGCCGAGTACCTGCCGTCCGACGTCTCGCCCGGCGACCTGCTGGCGGTCCCGGCGACCGGCGCGTACTGCTTCTCGCTCGCGAGCAACTACAACTACGTCCCCCGCCCGCCCGTCGTGGCGCTGCGCGGGGGAGAGGCGCGCGTCATCGTGCGCGGCGAGACCCTCGACGACCTGCTCGCCCGCGACGCCGGCACCCTCGCCGCCGTGCGCGACTCTGGGCGCCCCTCCGCGGGTGCACCGACGGAAGGGACGGAATGA
- a CDS encoding homoserine dehydrogenase: protein MTDYRRLRVALLGAGSVGSQVASLLRRHADELADRAGARLELVGIAVRDVDAKRDADLPRELFTTDADALIVGSDIVIELMGGIEPAREYLLHAINSGADVVTANKALLATHGPEIFDAADQVGAEVYYEAAAAGAIPIIRPLRDSLAGDRVQRIMGIVNGTTNYILDRMDTEGAEFADVLADAQRLGYAEADPTADVEGYDAAQKAAILASLAFHTTVPLDAVHREGITAIDKSMMDSARHAGYVIKLLAVCERLSDDSGESISVRVYPALIDRTHPLASVHGANNAVFVQAEAAGNLMFYGAGAGGVQTASAVLGDVVSAARRHIAGGVGVGESTLANLPIVPVGRVTTRYQITLEVDDQPGVLATVAGILSDGRVSIATVEQTVEEERDGEAGVARLVIGTHKALEQDLSDTVARLGASGVVERVVSVLRVEGN from the coding sequence ATGACCGACTACCGACGACTCCGCGTCGCACTGCTGGGAGCCGGGTCCGTCGGCTCGCAGGTGGCGTCGCTGCTGCGACGTCACGCCGACGAGCTGGCAGACCGGGCGGGCGCCCGCCTGGAGCTGGTCGGCATCGCGGTGCGCGACGTCGACGCCAAGCGCGACGCCGACCTCCCGCGCGAGCTCTTCACCACCGACGCCGACGCGCTCATCGTCGGCTCCGACATCGTCATCGAGCTCATGGGCGGCATCGAGCCGGCGCGCGAGTACCTCCTGCACGCGATCAACTCGGGCGCCGACGTGGTCACTGCCAACAAGGCGCTGCTGGCCACGCACGGGCCCGAGATCTTCGACGCCGCCGACCAGGTCGGCGCGGAGGTGTACTACGAGGCGGCCGCCGCCGGAGCCATCCCCATCATCCGGCCGCTGCGGGACTCGCTCGCCGGCGACCGCGTGCAGCGCATCATGGGCATCGTCAACGGCACCACGAACTACATCCTCGACCGGATGGACACCGAGGGCGCCGAGTTCGCCGACGTGCTGGCCGACGCGCAGCGTCTGGGCTACGCCGAAGCCGACCCCACCGCCGATGTCGAGGGCTACGACGCCGCGCAGAAGGCGGCCATCCTCGCCAGCCTCGCCTTCCACACCACGGTGCCGCTGGACGCGGTCCACCGGGAGGGCATCACCGCGATCGACAAGTCGATGATGGACTCGGCGCGCCACGCCGGCTACGTCATCAAGCTGCTCGCGGTGTGCGAGCGGCTGAGCGACGACTCCGGCGAATCGATCTCGGTCCGCGTCTACCCGGCGCTCATCGACCGCACTCACCCCCTCGCGAGCGTGCACGGCGCCAACAACGCCGTGTTCGTGCAAGCCGAGGCCGCGGGCAACCTCATGTTCTACGGCGCCGGCGCCGGCGGCGTACAGACCGCGTCCGCCGTGCTGGGCGACGTCGTCTCGGCAGCGCGCCGCCACATCGCCGGGGGTGTCGGCGTCGGCGAGTCGACGCTGGCCAACCTCCCCATCGTCCCGGTCGGCCGCGTGACCACGCGCTACCAGATCACCCTCGAGGTCGACGACCAGCCCGGAGTGCTCGCGACCGTGGCCGGCATCCTGAGCGACGGCCGTGTCTCGATCGCGACCGTCGAGCAGACCGTCGAGGAGGAGCGCGACGGCGAAGCCGGGGTCGCGCGCCTGGTGATCGGCACCCACAAGGCCCTCGAGCAGGACCTCAGCGACACCGTGGCGCGTCTCGGCGCGAGCGGCGTCGTCGAGCGCGTCGTCTCGGTGCTGCGGGTCGAAGGCAACTGA
- the thrC gene encoding threonine synthase: protein MAHVWRGVLREYADRLGVTDASTVVTLGEGGTPLLPAPALSRRTGTDVWVKFEGMNPTGSFKDRGMTVAVSRAIQHGAKAVICASTGNTSASAAAYAAHAGITAAVLVPEGKIAMGKLSQAVAHNGRLIQIRGNFDDCLEIARELADNYPVHLVNSVNPDRIDGQKTAAYEIVEQLGDAPDFHFIPVGNAGNYTAYTRGYTEEAQAGVSTRVPRMFGFQAAGSAPLVRGEVVKNPETVASAIRIGNPASWELALEARAATDGYFGAIDDDRILAAQKLLSGEVGIFVEPASAISVAGLLDRVEAGVVPQGARVVLTVTGHGLKDPHWALRNADGSDVEPTVVDAATSEVASVLDLAPAAATA, encoded by the coding sequence ATGGCACATGTTTGGCGCGGAGTGCTCCGCGAGTACGCAGACCGTCTGGGCGTCACGGATGCCTCCACCGTCGTCACCCTCGGCGAGGGCGGCACGCCCCTCCTCCCCGCCCCCGCGCTCTCGCGCCGTACCGGCACGGACGTGTGGGTGAAGTTCGAGGGGATGAATCCGACGGGCTCGTTCAAGGACCGCGGCATGACCGTCGCGGTCTCGCGGGCGATCCAGCACGGCGCGAAGGCGGTCATCTGCGCCTCGACGGGCAACACCTCCGCGTCCGCGGCCGCCTACGCCGCCCACGCCGGCATCACGGCGGCCGTGCTCGTGCCCGAGGGCAAGATCGCGATGGGCAAGCTCAGCCAGGCGGTGGCGCACAACGGACGCCTGATCCAGATCCGCGGCAACTTCGACGACTGTCTCGAGATCGCCCGCGAGCTCGCCGACAACTACCCGGTGCACCTGGTCAACTCCGTCAACCCCGACCGGATCGATGGCCAGAAGACCGCCGCGTACGAGATCGTCGAGCAGCTCGGCGACGCCCCCGACTTCCACTTCATCCCCGTGGGCAACGCCGGCAACTACACCGCCTACACCCGCGGCTACACCGAGGAGGCCCAGGCCGGCGTCTCGACGCGCGTGCCGCGCATGTTCGGCTTCCAGGCCGCCGGCTCCGCGCCGCTCGTGCGCGGCGAGGTCGTGAAGAACCCCGAGACCGTCGCGAGCGCCATCCGCATCGGCAACCCGGCGTCGTGGGAACTCGCCCTGGAGGCCCGCGCGGCGACCGATGGCTACTTCGGCGCCATCGACGACGACCGTATCCTCGCGGCGCAGAAGCTCCTCTCCGGCGAGGTCGGGATCTTCGTCGAGCCGGCCTCGGCGATCAGCGTCGCGGGGCTCCTCGACCGCGTCGAGGCCGGCGTCGTGCCCCAGGGCGCGAGAGTGGTGCTCACCGTCACCGGGCACGGCCTGAAGGACCCCCACTGGGCGCTGCGCAACGCCGACGGCTCGGACGTCGAACCCACGGTCGTGGACGCCGCCACGTCGGAGGTGGCATCCGTGCTCGACCTCGCGCCCGCGGCGGCGACCGCGTGA
- the thrB gene encoding homoserine kinase, with product MNAAVVPAPGRRVLVRVPATSANLGPGFDTLGLALSVYDELDVTALGEGELEIEVEGAGAADVPRDASHLVVRAIAYAYEAVGRRMPGLRLHARNVIPHGRGLGSSGAAVVSGLLAAKGLLEGDVELGPDALLRLATELEGHPDNVAPALFGGLTIAWVDEDGPQHKKLLVHRGVSPLVFVPEFTMSTSLARSLQPTQVPREDAVFNVSRSALLIAALTQSPELLQAATEDKLHQNYRAGAMPETDTLVRALRSAGFAAVVSGAGPSVLVLADGPGRRLEAAALASATTDTPWDVLMLAVDFKGGTVREYAEGST from the coding sequence GTGAACGCAGCCGTCGTGCCCGCTCCCGGACGACGCGTCCTGGTGCGGGTCCCCGCCACGAGCGCCAATCTGGGACCCGGGTTCGACACCCTCGGCCTCGCGCTGAGCGTGTACGACGAGCTCGACGTCACCGCGCTCGGCGAGGGCGAGCTCGAGATCGAGGTCGAGGGCGCGGGCGCGGCCGACGTGCCGCGTGACGCCTCGCACCTCGTGGTGCGCGCGATCGCGTACGCCTACGAGGCGGTGGGGCGACGGATGCCGGGACTGCGCCTTCACGCGAGGAACGTGATCCCGCATGGGCGGGGCCTCGGCTCGTCGGGTGCCGCCGTCGTGTCGGGCCTCCTCGCCGCGAAGGGGCTGCTGGAGGGTGACGTCGAACTCGGTCCCGACGCGCTCCTGCGGCTAGCCACCGAGCTGGAGGGTCACCCCGACAACGTCGCCCCGGCTCTCTTCGGCGGCCTCACCATCGCGTGGGTCGACGAGGACGGCCCGCAGCACAAGAAGCTCCTGGTGCATCGCGGCGTGTCGCCGCTGGTCTTCGTGCCGGAGTTCACGATGTCGACCTCGCTCGCCCGCAGCCTCCAGCCCACCCAGGTGCCCCGCGAGGATGCCGTGTTCAACGTCTCGCGATCGGCCCTGCTGATCGCCGCCCTGACCCAGAGCCCCGAGCTGCTGCAGGCCGCGACCGAAGACAAGCTGCACCAGAACTACCGCGCCGGCGCGATGCCCGAGACCGACACCCTCGTGCGCGCGCTGCGCTCCGCGGGGTTCGCCGCCGTCGTGTCGGGGGCCGGCCCCAGCGTCCTGGTGCTCGCCGACGGACCCGGCCGCCGCCTCGAGGCGGCCGCGCTGGCGTCGGCCACCACCGACACTCCGTGGGATGTCCTCATGCTCGCCGTCGACTTCAAGGGTGGTACAGTGAGGGAGTACGCGGAGGGTTCCACGTAA